A stretch of Arachis hypogaea cultivar Tifrunner chromosome 15, arahy.Tifrunner.gnm2.J5K5, whole genome shotgun sequence DNA encodes these proteins:
- the LOC112751670 gene encoding uncharacterized protein, protein MFDSLPTKEEEQEEVENDLPKKLSALSCEECKSKPSKYKCPGCSFHSCSLPCVKLHKARTGCNGKRNITHFVPLSHFDDNILLSDYNMLEEVKRVVESAHRMRAQLGLHKKFRLPHHLRSLQSAAWSRRTKLLFLPNGMSRRQNNQSQYDKRKKYISWTIEWRFHSTNIILHDHEVNENASFCSILEKHLKPGPWNHQLRQFCEQQLDSLKLFIRPKGPKSPLKELDMKAPIGQQLADIIILEYPIVYVFSPYQVSNFEVNKNVNHNNESNQSQEDVPFREEVVEYQNNNTAYEKASNESSDKPILEEETLTKHSLPENKEAKLSKDIAFDSDQDLMDFYDALMAQMNPDDLLGLDKFAKNTANYIDLIGSCGLFPELEEGELA, encoded by the exons ATGTTTGATTCTTTGCCAACgaaggaagaagaacaagaagaagttgAAAATGATTTACCAAAAAAACTAAGTGCATTGTCATGTGAAGAATGCAAATCTAAGCCATCAAAATACAAGTGCCCTGGATGCTCCTTTCACTCATGCAGTCTTCCTTGTGTTAAACTTCACAAAGCTCGCACTGGTTGTAATGGCAAGAGGAACATCACTCACTTTGTTCCTCTTTCTCACTTTGATGACAATATCCTATTATCTG ATTATAATATGCTGGAGGAGGTGAAGAGGGTGGTTGAATCTGCTCATAGAATGAGAGCTCAATTGGGTTTGCATAAAAAGTTTAGGTTGCCTCATCACCTTAGAAGCCTACAAAGTGCTGCTTGGAGCAGAAGAACAAAACTTCTTTTTCTCCCCAATGGAATGTCAAGAAGACAGAATAACCAATCTCAATATGACAAAAG GAAGAAGTATATATCTTGGACAATTGAATGGCGTTTTCACTCAACCAATATTATTCTACATGACCACGA AGTCAATGAAAATGCAAGCTTCTGCTCCATTTTAGAGAAACACCTCAAACCTGGTCCATGGAACCATCAGCTAAGGCAATTTTGTGAGCAACAGCTGGATTCTCTCAAGCTTTTTATCCGGCCAAAG GGTCCTAAGTCACCCTTGAAGGAGTTGGATATGAAAGCACCAATAGGACAACAGTTAGCAGATATAATTATTTTGGAATATCCTATTGTTTATGTTTTCTCACCATATCAAGTATCCAATTTTGAAGTTAATAAGAATGTCAATCACAACAATGAAAGTAATCAAAGTCAAGAAGATGTGCCTTTTAGGGAGGAGGTGGTAGAATATCAGAACAACAACACTGCATATGAAAAAGCATCAAATGAATCATCAGATAAGCCTATACTTGAAGAAGAAACTTTGACTAAACATTCACTTCCGGAAAACAAGGAAGCAAAACTCTCTAAAGACATAGCATTTGACAGTGATCAAGACTTGATGGATTTCTATGATGCTCTTATGGCTCAAATGAATCCTGATGACCTGCTTGGTTTGGATAAATTTGCCAAGAATACAGCAAACTATATAGATTTAATTGGTAGCTGTGGACTATTTCCTGAATTAGAGGAAGGTGAACTTGCATAA
- the LOC112751669 gene encoding 1-aminocyclopropane-1-carboxylate synthase 6, which yields MTRTREPESKSKTSSPSSSSTGMKLIVPLQGVVQGRGGILLGSLIPCALFYFFQLYLKKRRRSNDKHPSSNPPSPSSSFPELPRTPSRSNLSSRGSLTGVRLSRLATTISDDDSAYYVGLNRASRDPYHKLTNPDGIIQLGLSDNTLSLDLIGDWMRKWGSGGDDGLSINGIATYQAFDGVDELKLALSDFMHQVMGGSVHFDTSNMVLTAGATPAIEILSFCLADHGNAFLVPTPYYPGFDRDVRWRPGVDLIPVHCRSADNFNLSMTALEQAYSQARKRGVKVRGILVSNPSNPVGNMLTQDMLYNLIDFAEDKNIHLIVDEVFAGSTYGSEKFVSIAEILESDSEYIDKRRIHIIYGLSKDLALAGFRVGVIYSFNKNVLATARKLCRFSSISAPTQRLVTSMLSDKKFIQDYFETNRNRMRQVHHEFVDALSKLGIKCAKSSGGMFCWADMSGLIKPYSEKGELELWEKFMSIAKINITPGSACHCIEPGWFRICFTTMSLEEIPLVIERIRRVVEVCKSSS from the exons ATGACCCGAACCCGAGAACCCGAATCCAAATCCAAAACCTCTTCGCCTTCTTCATCTTCGACAGGGATGAAGCTAATCGTTCCGCTGCAAGGCGTGGTTCAAGGTCGCGGTGGAATCTTGCTAGGGTCGTTAATCCCGTGTGCGCTGTTCTACTTCTTCCAGCTGTACCTCAAGAAACGACGTCGTTCCAACGACAAACACCCCTCCTCCAACCCTCCTTCGCCTTCTTCCTCGTTTCCGGAGCTGCCGCGGACGCCGTCGCGCTCCAACCTCTCGTCCAGGGGATCCCTCACCGGCGTGCGCCTCTCCAGGCTCGCCACTACCATCTCCGACGACGATTCAGCTTACTACGTTGGCCTCAACAGAGCCTCACGTGATCCCTATCACAAGCTCACCAACCCCGATGGAATCATCCAGCTTGGTTTGTCCGATAACACG ttgagtttggatttgattggggATTGGATGCGGAAGTGGGGCAGTGGTGGTGACGATGGTTTGAGTATTAATGGGATTGCAACGTATCAGGCATTTGATGGAGTTGACGAACTCAAACTG GCCTTGTCCGATTTTATGCATCAAGTAATGGGAGGATCGGTGCATTTTGACACATCTAATATGGTGTTAACAGCTGGTGCAACTCCTGCAATTGAGATACTATCCTTCTGCTTGGCAGACCATGGGAATGCATTCCTTGTCCCTACACCGTACTATCCAGGTTTTGACAGAGATGTTAGATGGCGTCCCGGGGTAGATCTAATACCTGTTCACTGTCGCAGCGCTGACAATTTTAATCTAAGTATGACAGCTCTTGAACAGGCATATAGTCAAGCAAGAAAACGAGGAGTCAAGGTTCGCGGAATTCTTGTTTCCAACCCTTCGAATCCTGTTGGCAATATGCTGACACAGGACATGCTTTACAATCTCATAGACTTTGCCGAAGATAAAAATATTCATCTCATTGTTGATGAAGTATTTGCAGGCTCCACGTATGGAAGTGAGAAATTTGTCAGCATAGCTGAAATTCTTGAGTCGGATTCAGAATATATAGACAAGAGACGAATTCATATAATATATGGTCTGTCCAAGGACCTTGCACTAGCTGGCTTTAGAGTTGGGGTTATATATTcattcaacaagaatgtcttggCTACTGCTAGGAAGTTATGTAGATTTTCTTCTATATCTGCTCCAACTCAGAGGCTAGTTACATCAATGCTTTCGGATAAAAAATTTATTCAGGATTACTTTGAAACCAACCGGAACAGAATGCGCCAAGTACACCATGAATTTGtggatgctttaagtaaactagGAATTAAGTGTGCCAAGAGCAGCGGTGGTATGTTCTGTTGGGCTGATATGAGTGGATTAATCAAACCTTACAGTGAGAAAGGTGAACTTGAACTATGGGAGAAGTTTATGAGTATTGCTAAGATCAATATTACCCCCGGATCAGCCTGCCATTGCATAGAACCCGGATGGTTTCGCATTTGTTTTACTACTATGTCTTTGGAAGAGATTCCTCTAGTTATTGAAAGGATTAGGAGAGTTGTTGAAGTTTGTAAATCCTCTAGTTGA
- the LOC112751668 gene encoding protein PSK SIMULATOR 1-like, producing the protein MAFDSWLGRVKTALSNGKNPKSKRVAVLSFEVAGVMSRLLHLYQSLSDAAVVRLRNDAVSLEGALKLVSNDESFLLRLARAELAESVRVAAGSVSRLSCMCSDPFLRSFHRVFTEFANSGYDPHAWTLTNPKEIEAKHKKLERYVSLTSTLHREMEELSVLESALRKALSHSSNNNNGEAEPCSVNNKDHQKLCDLQQKIFWQKQEVKELKEKSLWNKGFDGVVLLLVRFVFTVLARIKVVFGIGHCVPYLSRSLSASATVFPSDQNPNSENYAIHVSRPFKSLKLDGNGDLGCGGFFESNCKLLKPMNGTLGASALAFHYANLIIVMEKMIKSPQLVGVEARDDLYAMLPSSIRSSLRSRLKGVGFSACDPVLAGEWREALGRILGWISPLAHNMIRWQSERSFEQMNMMVPKTNSNVLLLQTLFFADKEKTEAAITELLVGLNYIWRFEREMTAKAFFEGCNNSFNGLLNVNHSETQLRT; encoded by the coding sequence ATGGCCTTCGATTCGTGGCTCGGTAGGGTAAAAACCGCGCTTTCCAACGGGAAGAATCCCAAGTCAAAACGCGTTGCCGTTTTGTCATTCGAGGTCGCCGGCGTCATGTCGAGGCTCCTTCACCTCTATCAGTCGCTATCCGACGCCGCCGTCGTTCGCCTTCGAAACGATGCCGTTTCTCTTGAGGGTGCATTGAAGCTCGTTTCCAACGACGAGTCGTTCCTCCTCAGACTCGCCCGAGCCGAACTCGCTGAGTCAGTTCGAGTCGCGGCCGGCTCGGTGTCCCGACTCAGCTGCATGTGCAGCGATCCTTTTCTCCGATCGTTCCACCGAGTCTTCACCGAGTTTGCTAACTCGGGCTACGACCCGCACGCGTGGACACTCACCAATCCGAAGGAAATCGAAGCCAAACACAAGAAATTGGAGCGTTACGTGTCACTCACGTCAACGCTTCACAGAGAAATGGAAGAGCTTTCGGTTCTAGAAAGTGCGTTGAGAAAAGCACTTAGCCATAGTagtaacaacaataatggtgaagCTGAACCTTGTTCAGTTAACAATAAGGATCATCAGAAACTCTGTGATCTTCAGCAAAAGATTTTCTGGCAGAAGCAAGAGGTTAAGGAGTTAAAGGAGAAATCTTTGTGGAATAAAGGTTTCGATGGCGTTGTTTTGTTGCTTGTTAGGTTTGTTTTCACTGTGTTAGCAAggattaaggttgtgtttggaATTGGGCATTGTGTTCCTTATTTGTCTCGTAGTTTATCAGCTTCAGCCACTGTTTTTCCCTCCGATCAAAATCCCAATAGTGAAAATTATGCTATTCATGTTTCTAGGCCGTTCAAAAGTTTGAAGCTTGATGGGAATGGTGATTTGGGGTGTGGTGGTTTTTTTGAGTCTAATTGTAAGTTATTGAAGCCAATGAATGGTACTTTAGGTGCTTCAGCTTTGGCATTTCATTATGCCAATTTGATCATAGTTATGGAGAAGATGATAAAGTCACCACAATTGGTTGGTGTTGAAGCAAGGGATGATTTGTATGCAATGTTGCCAAGTAGCATAAGATCATCACTGAGGTCAAGATTGAAAGGTGTTGGATTCTCTGCTTGTGATCCTGTTCTTGCTGGAGAATGGAGAGAAGCATTGGGGAGGATTCTTGGTTGGATTTCACCATTGGCACATAACATGATTAGGTGGCAGAGTGAGAGGAGCTTTGAGCAGATGAACATGATGGTTCCAAAGACCAATAGTAATGTGTTGTTGTTGCAGACTTTGTTCTTTGCAGACAAAGAGAAGACAGAAGCTGCCATAACTGAGCTGCTTGTTGGTTTGAACTATATTTGGAGGTTTGAGAGAGAAATGACTGCTAAGGCTTTCTTTGAAGGATGCAACAACAGTTTCAATGGCTTGTTAAATGTTAACCATTCAGAAACCCAGTTAAGGACTTGA